The following are from one region of the Salvia hispanica cultivar TCC Black 2014 chromosome 1, UniMelb_Shisp_WGS_1.0, whole genome shotgun sequence genome:
- the LOC125190193 gene encoding uncharacterized protein LOC125190193, which yields MVAEPWLLKMGNQVSHNLKHALYLENLTKSPSAKQGPSDNKQIIGILSFEVANAMSKIIHLHNSLSENEVSKLKNEVLKSEGVRSLVCGDEKRLLELVVEEKLDDLNKVAGVVCRLGKKCTIPALQGFEHVYGDIVCGAVDFREVSFLVRDMEGMVRRMERYVNSTAALYAEMEVMNEMEAAVKKFQHEETRRAYEQKLAWQKQDVRHLRDVSLWNLTYDKVVELLARTVCTVFARLCFVFGDVCSRRGNVDGSTKSVADNKSDGCSHSAISGQVGDERVEKKSPSLGGKLGIRGSQGGLFCAEVYNAACCIGRGRLLMECLSLSSSASKVDDDDDERVVYDDGIDQVSDSITAATDLNSTIHAIHSGDEAETKGSLLSSLKFARKSRLLARGPPNSVGASALALHYANVIIVLEKLLRYPHLVGDEARDDLYQMLPTSLRMTLKYSLKSYVKDLAIYDAPLAHAWRERLDLVLKWLAPLAHNMMRWQSERNFEQQQIVTRKNVLLIQTIYFADREKTEAVLSEVLVGLNYICRYEQQQNALLDCSSSFDFEECMEWQSQVRSGSFS from the coding sequence ATGGTGGCGGAGCCTTGGTTGCTCAAGATGGGGAATCAGGTGAGCCACAATTTAAAGCACGCTTTGTATCTCGAGAATTTGACAAAATCGCCCAGCGCAAAACAGGGGCCTAGTGATAATAAGCAGATTATAGGTATACTCTCGTTTGAAGTAGCTAATGCCATGTCTAAGATCATCCACTTGCACAACTCCCTCTCTGAAAACGAGGTTTCTAAGCTCAAGAATGAGGTTTTGAAGTCTGAGGGTGTTAGGAGTCTTGTTTGTGGCGATGAGAAGCGTCTATTGGAATTGGTTGTGGAGGAGAAGCTGGATGATCTGAACAAGGTTGCTGGTGTGGTGTGTAGGTTAGGGAAGAAATGCACGATCCCGGCGCTGCAGGGTTTCGAGCACGTTTATGGGGATATTGTTTGTGGGGCTGTGGATTTTAGGGAGGTGAGTTTTCTTGTGAGGGATATGGAGGGTATGGTGAGGAGGATGGAGAGGTATGTGAACAGCACGGCGGCTCTTTACGCGGAGATGGAGGTGATGAATGAGATGGAGGCGGCCGTGAAGAAGTTTCAGCACGAGGAGACGAGGAGGGCTTATGAGCAGAAGCTGGCGTGGCAGAAGCAGGATGTGAGGCATTTGAGAGATGTCTCTCTTTGGAACTTGACTTATGATAAGGTGGTTGAGCTGTTGGCGAGGACCGTGTGTACGGTGTTTGCTCGGCTGTGTTTTGTGTTTGGAGATGTGTGTTCGAGGAGGGGGAATGTTGATGGTTCCACAAAGTCTGTTGCGGATAATAAGAGCGATGGCTGTTCTCATTCGGCCATTTCAGGACAAGTTGGAGATGAGAGGGTGGAGAAGAAAAGCCCGAGTTTAGGTGGTAAACTTGGGATCCGAGGGAGCCAAGGAGGCTTGTTTTGTGCGGAGGTTTACAACGCTGCCTGCTGCATAGGGCGGGGGAGGCTGTTGATGGAGTGTTTGAGTTTGAGTAGTTCTGCTTCCAAAgtggatgatgatgatgatgagcgTGTCGTTTATGATGATGGGATCGATCAAGTTTCGGATTCTATCACTGCTGCAACTGATTTGAATAGCACAATTCATGCCATCCATAGTGGAGATGAAGCCGAGACGAAAGGAAGTTTGTTGAGCAGTTTAAAGTTTGCGAGAAAGAGTAGGCTCCTTGCTCGTGGACCTCCTAATAGTGTTGGAGCCTCTGCATTAGCCTTGCACTATGCCAACGTTATCATCGTGTTGGAGAAGCTTTTGCGTTACCCTCATCTTGTAGGGGACGAGGCTAGGGACGATCTGTATCAGATGCTCCCAACGAGTCTGAGAATGACTCTGAAGTATAGTTTGAAGTCTTACGTAAAAGACTTGGCTATCTACGACGCTCCTCTCGCCCACGCTTGGAGGGAGAGGCTCGACCTGGTGCTCAAGTGGCTTGCTCCTCTCGCGCATAACATGATGAGGTGGCAGAGCGAGCGCAACTTTGAGCAGCAGCAGATTGTGACGAGGAAAAACGTTCTTTTGATTCAGACCATATATTTTGCTGACCGGGAGAAGACAGAGGCCGTCTTGAGCGAGGTGCTCGTCGGTCTTAACTATATCTGTCGGTACGAACAGCAACAGAACGCGTTGCTGGACTGTTCGAGTAGTTTCGATTTCGAAGAGTGCATGGAGTGGCAATCACAAGTTAGGAGTGgttcattttcttga